Proteins co-encoded in one Schaalia radingae genomic window:
- a CDS encoding CPBP family intramembrane glutamic endopeptidase, giving the protein MKALYQKSEITFAIIMIAIYVGGTLVAQQLTDQIGITALIPAIFHIALVAVLAYWIISNGLAKKYGLIKPPYPADRAWFFLPILIVATSGLITGFDFRYTAVETILFIVSMTCIGFLEEVIFRGFLFLAMAKSNLMAAIIVSSLTFGLGHIVNLLNGAPLMNTLMQIVFAIVVGFTLVLLFYNGKSLVPCIVFHSLNNSLAIIEKTSADAASSLSMSETAFNAALLSFCVVLLVVYCTFCLKNLRVREDQQLHERQDLAH; this is encoded by the coding sequence ATGAAGGCGTTGTATCAGAAAAGTGAAATAACGTTCGCAATCATCATGATTGCTATCTACGTCGGCGGGACCCTCGTTGCACAGCAACTCACCGACCAGATCGGGATCACAGCGTTGATCCCGGCGATCTTCCATATCGCCCTTGTCGCAGTTCTTGCGTACTGGATTATCTCCAATGGCCTGGCGAAAAAGTACGGGCTTATCAAGCCGCCCTATCCAGCCGACAGAGCCTGGTTTTTCCTCCCCATTTTGATCGTTGCCACCAGCGGATTGATCACGGGTTTTGACTTCCGGTACACCGCTGTCGAAACCATCCTTTTCATTGTCTCGATGACGTGCATCGGTTTCCTGGAAGAAGTAATCTTCAGAGGTTTCCTCTTCCTGGCAATGGCGAAAAGCAATTTGATGGCAGCCATTATTGTGTCGTCATTGACGTTCGGGCTGGGACATATCGTCAACCTGCTCAACGGCGCCCCGCTGATGAATACACTCATGCAGATCGTTTTTGCAATCGTCGTCGGCTTCACCCTTGTATTGCTGTTCTACAACGGAAAGAGCTTAGTTCCATGTATCGTCTTCCACAGCCTGAATAATTCTCTGGCCATCATCGAAAAAACGAGCGCCGATGCGGCCTCGTCGCTGTCAATGAGCGAGACGGCCTTCAACGCAGCGCTCCTGTCGTTCTGCGTTGTGCTCTTGGTGGTGTACTGCACCTTCTGTCTGAAGAACCTGCGCGTGCGCGAGGATCAGCAGCTGCACGAGAGGCAGGATCTGGCCCACTGA
- a CDS encoding GNAT family N-acetyltransferase, with protein MAIERVDDFSPELTEAMKLLVPQLSRSSAPMEEGAIRDFISQPGVYLFIYRTDEAAGDVAAGQIAGMLTLATFTIPTGLRAWVEDVVVDDSTRGQGAGQKLVEAAVDFAQELGARTIDLTSRPSREAANRLYKRCGFELRETNVYRFSAGK; from the coding sequence ATGGCGATCGAACGCGTCGATGATTTTTCGCCCGAACTGACCGAAGCAATGAAGCTGCTCGTCCCTCAGCTGTCCCGCTCATCAGCGCCGATGGAGGAAGGCGCTATCCGCGACTTTATTTCTCAACCAGGTGTGTATCTGTTTATCTATCGCACCGATGAGGCAGCGGGCGATGTGGCTGCCGGTCAGATCGCCGGGATGCTGACACTGGCCACTTTCACAATTCCCACCGGTTTGCGTGCCTGGGTGGAAGATGTGGTCGTTGATGACAGTACGCGCGGCCAGGGTGCCGGCCAGAAGCTGGTTGAAGCAGCGGTTGACTTTGCCCAGGAGCTTGGCGCACGCACGATTGACCTGACATCGCGTCCCTCGCGCGAAGCAGCTAACCGCCTGTACAAGCGGTGCGGTTTCGAGCTGCGTGAGACGAACGTGTACCGCTTCTCCGCCGGCAAGTAG